One region of Glutamicibacter sp. B1 genomic DNA includes:
- a CDS encoding type II toxin-antitoxin system VapC family toxin, which yields MSHLLDTNVVSELRKSAGRADPRVRAWVAGRVPSDLYLSAITVLEVEVGIGRIARRDAAQGERLQAWLDNQLLDAFAGRILPVDVPVARRAARLHVPDPRLERDTLIAATAAVHGLTVVTRNVKDFAALEVPILNPWNT from the coding sequence GTGAGTCATCTGCTCGATACCAACGTCGTCAGCGAACTACGCAAGTCTGCCGGTCGGGCAGATCCTCGAGTGCGAGCGTGGGTTGCCGGCCGTGTACCGTCAGATCTGTACCTGTCGGCGATCACGGTGCTAGAAGTTGAGGTCGGTATTGGCCGAATCGCGCGCCGCGACGCTGCGCAGGGGGAGCGTCTGCAAGCCTGGCTTGATAACCAACTGCTAGACGCCTTCGCTGGACGGATTCTGCCTGTCGATGTCCCGGTCGCACGTAGAGCAGCCCGACTTCACGTACCTGACCCGCGACTCGAACGCGATACGCTCATTGCAGCGACGGCCGCAGTCCATGGCCTCACCGTTGTGACTCGAAACGTCAAAGACTTCGCTGCGCTCGAGGTGCCGATTCTCAATCCATGGAACACCTAA
- a CDS encoding type II toxin-antitoxin system prevent-host-death family antitoxin, with translation MEVETVTVMSAREFNRDVSAAKRAADRQPVVITDRGEPAYVLLSIDEYRRMGERGTSLVDRLCMEDDLDIEFEPAHINLRVPEL, from the coding sequence ATGGAGGTGGAAACCGTGACGGTGATGAGTGCACGCGAGTTTAATCGAGATGTCAGCGCCGCTAAACGGGCGGCCGATCGACAGCCGGTGGTGATCACCGACAGGGGTGAGCCTGCCTACGTCCTGCTGTCGATCGATGAATACAGGCGGATGGGTGAGCGAGGGACTTCGCTCGTTGATCGGCTGTGCATGGAAGATGATCTCGATATCGAGTTCGAACCTGCACACATCAATCTGCGGGTACCTGAGCTGTGA
- a CDS encoding peptide-methionine (S)-S-oxide reductase, whose protein sequence is MGAEQMVEEIYLAGGCLWGVQAFTETLPGVILTEAGRANGTSQRLDGPYDGYAECVRTQFDPSVVSFEQLMDYLFEIIDPYSVNRQGPDVGQKYRTGVYSTNPAHLEVARSFIAARADAHRIAVEVLPLLNYVRSAEEHQHRLARCPEDACHLPTDMLTKYRTDVDVVGRA, encoded by the coding sequence ATGGGTGCAGAGCAGATGGTCGAGGAGATCTACTTGGCAGGCGGCTGCCTCTGGGGAGTGCAGGCCTTCACTGAAACGCTGCCCGGGGTGATCCTCACCGAGGCCGGAAGGGCCAACGGAACCAGCCAACGCCTCGACGGCCCCTACGATGGCTACGCCGAATGCGTGCGCACACAATTTGATCCTTCGGTCGTCAGCTTCGAGCAACTCATGGACTACCTCTTTGAAATCATCGACCCCTACAGCGTGAATAGGCAAGGACCTGATGTAGGGCAGAAGTACCGTACCGGTGTCTACTCCACTAATCCGGCTCACCTCGAAGTCGCCCGTTCTTTCATCGCGGCCAGAGCCGATGCTCACCGGATCGCCGTCGAGGTGCTGCCACTTCTCAACTATGTGCGAAGCGCCGAAGAGCATCAGCATCGTCTCGCACGTTGCCCCGAGGATGCCTGTCATTTACCCACCGACATGCTGACCAAGTATCGGACGGATGTTGATGTAGTGGGCCGTGCGTGA